The DNA window ggggaggagaacgaaacaccctttataagggtgtggaaacctctcccgtacatgcacgttttaaaaattttgagaatgagCTTGAAacagaaagttcaaagatgacaatatatGATAGCTATAGGCTCGGATAGTTCCAGCTTGATATGAATATGTGACCATTTATGCAAATAATGAGCAGGTTCTTGAACAAGGCGGCTATAAGAAGAGGGTCAAGTGATTCATGGAAGCTATGCACAGTGACCCAAGTGGAAGAGACAAAGCAGATGCTGAGAATGATCCCAGTTTTGATATGCACATTCATGCCAAGCACGATGTTGGCACAAACACACACCCTTTTCATCAAGCAAGGCACCACTCTGGATAGAAGCATTGGCAGCCACTTCCAAATCCCTCCTGCAAGTTTAGCTGCTTTTGTCACCATCTCCATGCTCCTCAGTGTTGTCATCTACGACAGGTActttgtttagtttttataCTTAAAATGGTTTAAAATGAGATCCTACGTTGGTTAGAgtggggaacgaagcattttttatcaGGGTGTGAAAACATATTCTTaggttgatggcgatacgtaacggactaatgtggacaatattttctagcggtgggtttgggctgttataaatggtatcaaagctaaatACCGGGTAttccagcaaggatgctgaccctaagggaggtggattgtgagatcccacatcggttggagaggagaacgaaacatttcttataaatgtgtggaaacctctccctagtagacatgttttaaaactgtgaggttgacaatgatacataacgggccaaaatagacaatatttgctagcggtggatttggacagttacaaatggtatcagagccagacaccgagcgatgtgccaacaaggacactgaccccaaagggggtggattgtgagatctcacgttagttggagaggggaacgaagcattccttatgagggtgtggaaacctctccctagtagatgcgttttaaaatcgtgagactgacggtaATACGTAACAGGCAAAACAGACAAGTGGGTTTGGGCTCTTACAAATGACATCAAAGCCAAACATCGTctagtgtgccaacaaggatgttaGGCTCCAAAGGATGTGGATTTGAGATCCcgtatcgattggagagaggtacgaaacattccttataaggatgtggaaatctctccctagtagatgagttttaaatttgtgaagcTGACAGTGATACATAATAgactaaaacagacaatatctgcatggacttgagctattatacACACTAATAATTCGAACCCTTTCAACAGGTTGTTTGTGAAGATAATGCAGAGAATAACCAAAAATCCAAGAGGAATCACACTACTACAAAGAATGGGAATTGGAATGATTCTCCATGTTCTAATAATGATAATAGCATCTCGTGTGGAAAGGCACAGACTTGATGTGGCTAGACAAAGTGGGCAGGTGGGAAACGTCTCAGGACAAGCCCTCCCCTTAACCATCTTCACTCTGCTACCTCAGTTCATGCTTGTGGGAGTAGCAGATGCATTCACAGAGGTAGCAAAGATTGAGTTCTTCTATGATCAAGCACCAGAAAGCATGAAGAGCTTAGGCACTTCCTATTCAATGACTTCCATTGGAATTGGAAACTTCCTAAGCAGTTTCCATCTCTCAACAGTGTCTAGCATTACACAGAAACATGGCAATGGATGGATTAAGAACAACCTCAATGCTTCTCATCTTGACTATTACTATGCGTTCTTGGCAGTTCTTAGTGCTAtcaacttcttcctcttcctgcTCATCTCCAAATTCTATGTCTACAAAGCTGAAGTCTCTGGCTCCATAAAAGCGCTCGCTGACGAACTCAACGACAAGAAATTGAAGCCGTTCGGTGAAAAACACACTCACACTTAGCTACGTAAGATATAATTGAATCGAGTCGTTCTACTCGTTCTACTCCCTACTAACCatcattatgttttttttttcaatggttagttgttaaatttttaatggtgGTTGGTAGGAAGATACAAACGATCTAATTATGTATTTTCTTACATGATATACGAAATATATTTTCTGGGTCGATTCTCGTGTTGTCATTGGTAACCTCAAAACTCTACTTTTGATTAGATTAAGGTAACCAATggtcaaataatttaaaaatagatataaaaataaagttgtaaTTTAAATACGTTTGCCATGACGAAGATGGGAGATTCAGAATCTTCCAAATTTTTGTAATGAATTAACAAAACTtagattttatatataatttaaataatttatttatttaaataaataaaggtcaAACATTAGttggaaataaattaatagtcaCCAATTtgactaaatttattaatgacATCACCAATAGTATAGTTTCTTCAGGAGGAAAACAgataattattgaataatttatataagCATGAATATTTGCATGTGGTGCATTAAattattcttataattaatatattagtgtttaatattgaattaattctttaattttattaggtTTTTGtccaatatatttttttagaattttgaattaaaattgagCGGgagtaaatgaatttttatattatatagtgTAGGTCAATGTTGTGTATCTTTTATATGCGAGTTGAGCTGGAGTTTAGTTTTCCTCCTGGATCGAATGGAAATAGGTTGAACCGAGTCCATCATAGTCTCTATAGATGATCAGGGTGTGCAaatataacagcccaagcccaagcccaccagtAGCAGATATTTTCTGCTGTGATCTATCTCTTTTGTTAAAATGTTATCACGGGCACATAATCGAATAAATTGTGATCTATCTCTTTTGTTAAAATGTTATCACGGGCACATAATcgaataaatttaagaaaatgatttaaatattttagaagaaagttgagaaattttaggaatggATTGACTGGGTATACATACCTCCATCCTACTTAGTTCATCATCGAAAGAAATTCAAGTAGTAGTTTCTACAGACTGTTACCAAGTAGTAGTTTCTAAATCTCTTATTTAATAAAGTGTGCGAGTGTTTTACACAGAGAGTTATGTTCAACATCCTTAACCTCGACCATCTTGATTCTAGTCGAGGTGAGGTTCTGGACTTCTAGTCCTTACTCTTCTTCCCCAAGGCTCAGTTGGGCCTTGGATCATTTCTTATGGGCTCGGGTGTGGATGGAACTTGGGTACATTGTTTGAATCACGTTTAGTTGACTAAATATCTTCTTCATCTCATAGGTTTAATAGACAtctctaataaaataatatgatttCGATccgttattaaaaaaataaaagattcttATTTAacgtttctttttatttttttattttggcgGTCGTTAgtgtatataaaaatataaaagggGTGGTCCGATGTGGTCTCATATTTCAATAAACATATACAAATACTCTTTGGAGCTTTATAGAAGAACTAAACAAAAAGCTTCAAACCCATTAATGGCGGCTGCAGCAGCAGAAGATCAAGAGAGCGGCCTCGACGACTACACGAAAGACGGGACCGTCGATCGGAAAGGAAACCCGACTCTCCGGTCCAACACGGGCGGCTGGAAAGCGTGTTCCTTCATCGTCGGTATAAGCCTTCTTAAAACCTTAAAATCTGTCAATTTCCGGCGCCGCCGTTGACCTGAGAAAGTGTGTGTGTTGGATTTACAGTGTACGAACTGATTGATAGGATGATGTTCAATGGGATCGCCGCCAATCTGATTATATATTTGACCACCAAGCTGAATCAAGGCACTGTCACTGCCTCTAACAATGTCACCAATTGGACTGGAACCCTTTGGATTACGCCGATCTTCGGGGCTTACGTCGCCGACGCTCATCTCGGCTGCTACCGGACCTTCTTCATCTCCTCGCTCGCATCCTTTATGGTATGGTTTACTTTAACCAATTAATtgagttttaaatataaatagagtttgttggatgataaaagtctcggggaatgatcatgagtttataactGAGGAATATTAACTCCATTCGTGcgaggctttttgggaaaCCCACATCTAAGCCATGCTCAaggtagacaatatcatactattgtggagagtcgtgataactaaaatcttataaaactTGAATATAAGTCACTGCacattacattaataactaaaatcttataaaacttgaatatttaatattaacaaGTCACCGTGTATCTTATGCTAAcacaaacatcaaatattcttaatttttctaacaattttctattttcgggttgatCGGATTaacctaacaaaataaaatttcaactcaCGAACTGAAATGAATCGATGAGAAcgatatcgattggagagagaataAGTGTCGGCAAAGATGCTAGGTGTGGTAGgaagtagattgtgagatctcacatcgataaataaggagaacaaaacattctacacagaaaaaacaagacaatatctactagccgtAACAAATTTGTTACATTCTATAGGCAATGTCTCTTCTAACGGTAGCAGTGTCAGTGCCAAGCCTACAACCGCCGCCATGTTTAGAACCCAGTAAAGAAAACTGCCAACAAGCCTCCAAATTACAGCTGGCAGTGTTCTTTGGGTCGCTCTACATGTTGGCAGTGGCGAGCGGCGGCACCAAACCCAACATCTCGACAATGGGTGCCGACCAATTCGAcgattttcatccaaaagaGAAGTCCCAAAAGCTGTCCTTCTTCAACTGGTGGATGTTCAGTGTGTTCTCCGGCATTCTCTTTGCCTCCACCATTCTGGTTTACATTCAGGACAATGTCGGGTGGAGCTTCGGCTATGGCATTCCCACCATCGGCCTCGGAGTTGCCATTCTCATATTCGTTGCCGGCACTCCCTTTTATCGCCATCGGCTCCCCAGTGGAGGAAGCCCCTTCATTAGAATGGCTCGTGTCATTGTTGCTGCTGCCAGGAATTGGAGGGTTCCTCTTCCTAATGACCCAAATCAACTATATGAGCTTGAGGTTCAACAGTACTCAAAGATTGATTCCACTCCATCCTTCAGGTGACCATAACTATGTTACGGATTTTCGtcaactttgagcataagctctcgtggcttttaCTTTGGGATTTTCTAAAAAACCATGTCCAATAATCCTCATTTCGAATAAATTACACTACAGAGCCTCTCCGGAGTCTTATAAAGAcctcaaacagcctcccctGAATTGAGACTCCACTCATTCTCGAGAGTtttcgaacaaaatacaccttttgttcaatatttgagTCACTCTTGACTACACGTTCGAGGCttacaatttctttgtttgacatttgaggattctgtTGACAtaactaagttaagggcatgactttgatattatgttaggaatcacgattatgatattgtccactttgagagcttatgctctcgttgctttgctttgggctttctaaAAGGTTTCATTACCGATAGAGATGTattacttatttataaactcatgatcattgcCTGACCGGAAGTAAGAACAGGGTTGagggttgaatttttatatgtaGGTTTCTGAATAAGGCTGCTGTAAGAACAGGTTCAAGTCATCCATGGAGGTCGTGCACAGTGACCCAAGTGGAAGAGACAAAGCAAATGCTGAGAATGATCCCAATTCTGATATGCACATTCATTCCAAGCACAATGGTGGCACAATCACACACCCTTTTCATCAAGCAAGGCACCACTCTCGATCGAACCATCGGCAGCCATTTCAAAGTCCCTCCTGCAAGTTTATATGCTTTTGTTACCATCTCCATGCTTGTCTCCATTGTCATCTACGACAGGTTTGCTTAGCTTTTTCATTACAGTGATGAAAATGAGATCTGATCCTTAGTTAATGCATCTATTTTCATTCATGGGACACTGGACAGGATCTTTGTGAAGATAATGCAGAGAGTTACTAGAAACCCAAGAGGAATAACAATGCTACAAAGAATGGGAATTGGAATGATCTTCCATGTGTTGGTAATGACAGTGGCGTCTCGAGTCGAAAAGCGCCGACTTTACGTGGCTAGAGCAAATGGGTTGGTGAGAAATGGCTCAGGACAAGTACTTCCCTTAACCATTTTCACTCTCCTGCCTCAGTTCATGCTCACAGGAGTAGCAGATGCATTACTTCAAATAGCCAACGTTGAGTTCTTTTATGATCAAGCACCAAAAAGCATGAAGAGTTTAGGCAGTTCATACACGATGACTTCCCTTGGAATTGGGAACTTCCTCAGTAGCTTCgttctttcaaaagtttctgAGATCACCAAAAGACATGGCGAAGGGTGGATTTTGAACAACTTGAATGCTTCTCATCTTGATTACTTCTATGCCTTACTTGCAGCTATGAGTGGTGTTAACTTCTTTGTGTTCTTGGGCATTTCCCAACTGTATGTGTACAGAGCTGAAGTGTCTGATGAACTCaacaagaagaatgaagtGGGTTGAAAAATGAAGCCATTTTCGATCGATCGACTCGACCGACACAATTTCGAAGGAGTCGCGGTTAAGGAAGACGAGGTTTACTCTTCTAGAAACAGGTCTATTTAGTCGTTGTTAATTAAACATGTAAGAAACATAGATGGTTTTGTTAATTGAGATATGAAACAGAAAGGAATGAGTTGATATCTTAAGAACTTTGGtatgttaataatatttatgcaATGAGCCTCCCTCAATATCTCTCAAGCTTCATTTAAAGTTGGTAgtatacacacacatacatactctgtgtttgtgtttgtgtttgtctCTGCTTTATTATACAAGAGAAGATTTGGTTCACCTTCTTTTTGCTAATTGGaatgttttctttaagaaTAGATTGGCAGCTCGATCATTCCGGTGGCATAAAACACGTAAGATGGTGTTCGGATCGGCTCGGTTCCAACGTCCGGTGGTCGGAGGCATAGGTAGCTTTTGTCCAGAACCCATAACTCCTATTCCACTTGTTTCACAAGTCACAATGCTGAAATCTTCAACCAGTTGTTCAGTACCTTGGCTCATCAATGCTATTACTCCTCCGACGGCCTCGGCTTCTCGCTCGACGATATTCTCTTGAAGAAATCCCTCACCACAGTCGCAGAATATCTTTTTCAAGCATCCAAAGTCCTCGTCGATCATCTCGTGATCGGAACGATAGAACACTCTAGAGGACCCTCCAGCTAGAAGAACCATTAAAAATGCTTCAAAAGAGGCTCTCATCACTTCTTTCATTGCTAAGGCCTGAGCTCTATCAGTCACAATTGCACATAATAAGGTAAGGTTCTGTTTCAAAACTCGCAATCCTGGTTGAATCCGAGCGTTCGCGACATCGTTTGTATATAAGGTATCATAAAACACAGAACTTGAATCAAGGAATATCAGACGAAAAGCAGCTACTTCTGATACATGTTGACAAGCTGATTCAATGCTTCTGTtggaaagttcaaagtaaGATGAGTTTCTGTATGATTTAGAACTGTTGAAACGGAGGCCTGTTGAAGCAGTGACTTTAGGAGAAAGGGAAAGAATTTTGTTGAGTGAATGTAGGTGGGACAACATATAATGCAATGTGTTTAGGCGAATGTATAGCCGTTGCGTTCCTCGGCTGGTCGACGCTCGCGTTTGATTACCTTCTTGAGAACCAAGATGATGCGTCGTTTCTTCTCCGACAACACTACAAGGAGTGGCTCTCTTCCACAGCTTGGTGAACTTCGAATCTCGGTTACACCGGGTTAGAGGAGGCAGTTGTGGGATGTAACTCTGCTTTGAACCTGAAAAAACACAACATTGTTTACCACTTCCATCATGTTCATTTGGGACAGACATATAAAGGATAGTATGTGATTGTTACCACATGATGACACAAATGTGATATAGTCTTGGAAGCTATGCTCTAACCCAGCAGCAATCTCTCGAACCAATTCTTCAGTGACTCCAATAGGAATTTCAAAGAACTCCTCCACTGTTTCCTTAGCTAGCTTCATCAACTCCACAGCCGACTGCGCGTACGGTTCCGTTTTCGACCTCGGGTTCCAAGTTTCTGATTCTTTTGATCTACTCAGACagtctctttgtttctttagCCTCTCATCAACCCATGATTTCAAGAGGTTCAATATAATGGAATCAACTTCAAAAGGAACCATTTCTCTCACAATTGCCTTCCCACCATCTTCACAGTCAGCTGAATCCTCAACCACCATTTGAACTAACACCTTCTCTAATCTTCCAGCCCGATGAAAAACACCGATCGTCTCGCTCGTCAACATCGTCACCCCGCCCAGATACTTCTTCAACATGCTTCCATAGCAGTTGTGTAATGTAACTGCTGCAACTCCTACTGCAGTTGGATGCCATTTCTTTAGTATGGGACTGAAGCATTCCCTCTCTTTTAATGCCAAATCCTCTGTTTCTTTGGCCAATTGAAGCAGAGCCTCGCTCCCCTCACCTTTAGCTTCCTTAATTTTCCCATTCTCAAGTACCTAAATTGCAATGAGATTGTGATAAAGGATTCAACAGATATGATGAGTAAAGGTAATAAAGGATGGAATTTGAACCTTGCCGAACGCGTTTCGTACTGAACATCGGATGTAATAGTCGACACGATCACCGGATGAATCGACCACCAATACATCTCCCCGGTCTTGGCCTGCCCCTTCTGTGATGGTAACATCTTCACCTAAAATCTTTGATGCAGATAAGGCTAAGGGTAGAAGGTTTTCCACCTGACCAACTGTCCCCCTCTGGAAATAATCATGGTAATGAAGTAACCTCTTTTCGGCCCAAGTCTGCATCGAAGTCAATACCGATGTCAAAAGCTTTACGTACATCGCCTCTCGATCTGGCTTCTTGGCATCGTTTGCGACCTCGGCCAACATAGTATGAGCAGCACAAAGAAGGTCTGGTTCAAGCTGTGCTGTCACAACATACTGTTCGAATAACGCCCAAGCGAAACACACATTATGAATCGGCCTAGTGATTCCCAATGTCGACCACGTCTTCTTCATTAGCTCGAGAAGTTCATCCACCTCGTCGAGTACCGACGTCTCGTCCCTGATGTCGAAGATGGtttgaagaagagaaacatAGATGTGAATGTTTAGAGGAAAGCCATCAGCCCAATGACATACATCCGTTGGTGTCCCATTCACACTCCGCCAAGACAATGACACTACAGAATTGCATAGCGTTCTCATTGTGTCTGAGTTCTTCCCTGTGTCAATTGGCTTTGATTCACTCGCTCGAATGATCTCCCTAAGACGCATAGCGAATGTGTTTGATTTATCAAGTGGAATggaaggatgaagaagaagcccTGCCTCTAAGATCTTCAGCTGCCGTCTCTGCCAAAAATGATATTCATTTACATCAGTGAATTCCGATGGCTTTAGATGGCGTAGAAGCTCCAATGGAAGAATTATGGTCTCTGCTCGTCTTCCCACCTGTTCATACACACCCAAAAAACACAATTACaccacaaaaattataaatccaAGAtcaaaaatggaaacaaaacaagaaattacTTGGCCTACAAGAGTCCTCATCAGGGTCTTCCTAAGCCGGTTATCACTCTGTTCTGTAACCTTCATCTGCTGTCTCATAATCTCCGCCGACGTCATTGGCCGACGGGGTCTCATCGACGGCAGAGTATTCGACAAACCAGGGCTAGCCCCACTATTACCATGAGAGCTGGGGGAGGGTGGATTCGAGCCACAGTTCCCGCCGGTCGACATTCTCCTGGACGGCGATCGCTTTAACATTTTCAACCCAAGTGCCCGTTTGATCCGACCGGTGGGTGTCATCACAACCCCTTTGGGTTTCGGACTCGAAGTGCCATCGCTATTGTCAAGATTAGAAGAGGAGTAAAATGCAAGAGCGTTCCGACCTCCAAAGCCCGGTGAGGAGCGACAAGCCGTGAAGAAGATCTCGTATGCAGTCGCACGGATGTCATCACGGTCGATTCCATCGAGCTTGTTGAAGGGCCACACGAGATCGTTCTCATAAACGTCGACGTGGTAGTCCGGCCGGGCAACGGACATGTGCCCTGACAGGGACTCACGACGGACGTTGTGGCTGTGCCCCATTTCGGAGGACTGGAACGTTCTNgttttttttttttttttttttctcacccCTTCCTCCTCTTAGATATCCGGCGGGAGATAAGTGGAAGGATGAGCCGCAAATTTCTCTTAAAGCAGAGCCCTTTTAGGAGATTTGGTGGTGACAGGGGCTGGATGCTGActctgttttcttgttttctttagttATATGACAGAGAACATCGACAGCAAGATGTGGCTGATCCAGCTTTGTTCATCACAATTATCCGAGAAACAAGGAGATAAACTCAAACAAGGAGATTGATTGATAAAGGGTTTTGCTAAAAATAGCCATAGGTTTCAGAATTCGATCTCTTTGATGCTCTGTTCGTCCCTGTCTtgtctctgtttttgtttctgaatTACTTTAACTGATCAATCCATCATAAAACAGGACAGGGTAGATTGACCATTCATAAAAtatgttgttttattttgttcatagtTGCTAATTGGCTGATATTTGTCTGATATTCATGCCCATTTCATTCCTTAGGAAACTAATATTTATGTAACAATTCAACCCCAATGCTAACTAATATTGTCTATAttggcctgttatgtatcgctgtcaacctcacagcattaaaacgagtctactagggagagtggttttcacgctcttataaggatgtgggatctcacaatccaccctcttgggggcctagCGTTGTCACTAGGcgaccgcccggtgtctgactttgataccatttgtaaaggtctaaacgcgtttactagggagagtggtttccacaccctttggatgtgggatctcacaatccaccctcttgggggcctagCGTTGTCACTAGGCGACCGCCccgtgtctgactttgataccatttgtaaaggtctaagcccactgttagcagatattgtccactttagtcCGTTATGTTTCGCCGTCAATCTcccgattttaaaacgcgt is part of the Cucurbita pepo subsp. pepo cultivar mu-cu-16 chromosome LG03, ASM280686v2, whole genome shotgun sequence genome and encodes:
- the LOC111790101 gene encoding protein NRT1/ PTR FAMILY 5.2-like, translating into MMFNGIAANLIIYLTTKLNQGTVTASNNVTNWTGTLWITPIFGAYVADAHLGCYRTFFISSLASFMAMSLLTVAVSVPSLQPPPCLEPSKENCQQASKLQLAVFFGSLYMLAVASGGTKPNISTMGADQFDDFHPKEKSQKLSFFNWWMFSVFSGILFASTILVYIQDNVGWSFGYGIPTIGLGVAILIFVAGTPFYRHRLPSGGSPFIRMARVIVAAARNWRVPLPNDPNQLYELEVQQYSKIDSTPSFRFLNKAAVRTGSSHPWRSCTVTQVEETKQMLRMIPILICTFIPSTMVAQSHTLFIKQGTTLDRTIGSHFKVPPASLYAFVTISMLVSIVIYDRIFVKIMQRVTRNPRGITMLQRMGIGMIFHVLVMTVASRVEKRRLYVARANGLVRNGSGQVLPLTIFTLLPQFMLTGVADALLQIANVEFFYDQAPKSMKSLGSSYTMTSLGIGNFLSSFVLSKVSEITKRHGEGWILNNLNASHLDYFYALLAAMSGVNFFVFLGISQLYVYRAEVSDELNKKNEVG
- the LOC111790300 gene encoding uncharacterized protein LOC111790300 — encoded protein: MGHSHNVRRESLSGHMSVARPDYHVDVYENDLVWPFNKLDGIDRDDIRATAYEIFFTACRSSPGFGGRNALAFYSSSNLDNSDGTSSPKPKGVVMTPTGRIKRALGLKMLKRSPSRRMSTGGNCGSNPPSPSSHGNSGASPGLSNTLPSMRPRRPMTSAEIMRQQMKVTEQSDNRLRKTLMRTLVGQVGRRAETIILPLELLRHLKPSEFTDVNEYHFWQRRQLKILEAGLLLHPSIPLDKSNTFAMRLREIIRASESKPIDTGKNSDTMRTLCNSVVSLSWRSVNGTPTDVCHWADGFPLNIHIYVSLLQTIFDIRDETSVLDEVDELLELMKKTWSTLGITRPIHNVCFAWALFEQYVVTAQLEPDLLCAAHTMLAEVANDAKKPDREAMYVKLLTSVLTSMQTWAEKRLLHYHDYFQRGTVGQVENLLPLALSASKILGEDVTITEGAGQDRGDVLVVDSSGDRVDYYIRCSVRNAFGKVLENGKIKEAKGEGSEALLQLAKETEDLALKERECFSPILKKWHPTAVGVAAVTLHNCYGSMLKKYLGGVTMLTSETIGVFHRAGRLEKVLVQMVVEDSADCEDGGKAIVREMVPFEVDSIILNLLKSWVDERLKKQRDCLSRSKESETWNPRSKTEPYAQSAVELMKLAKETVEEFFEIPIGVTEELVREIAAGLEHSFQDYITFVSSCGSKQSYIPQLPPLTRCNRDSKFTKLWKRATPCSVVGEETTHHLGSQEGNQTRASTSRGTQRLYIRLNTLHYMLSHLHSLNKILSLSPKVTASTGLRFNSSKSYRNSSYFELSNRSIESACQHVSEVAAFRLIFLDSSSVFYDTLYTNDVANARIQPGLRVLKQNLTLLCAIVTDRAQALAMKEVMRASFEAFLMVLLAGGSSRVFYRSDHEMIDEDFGCLKKIFCDCGEGFLQENIVEREAEAVGGVIALMSQGTEQLVEDFSIVTCETSGIGVMGSGQKLPMPPTTGRWNRADPNTILRVLCHRNDRAANLFLKKTFQLAKRR